CACGCGGATTTAAAGATCCAGATACATAGGGTGCGATGTAGTTTGGGGTAAGTAGTAGGACCTAAGAGTTAGGCTTCTAGGGATGGATATGAGTGGCTCGGGGCTTTTAGTCGAGTGATTGAATGGCACATTCCCGGAGGGCGAGCTCGAACGCTGGTCTGCTGtggattgggaggaggggtgAAGCATATGATGCACTACAAGGTTAAGATATTATCTCGCCACCTGAGTGAAGATTGCATCCCAGTCAGCCGATATGTCCCAAAGGTAGTGATAAACTCAGCCTCTTGATGTACTCTGAGTACGCGTTTGTTAGAACGCTCTTGGTGGTGTGGCCCCTCTCTTTCTTGTTCAGGActcttatcgataaggatTGGTAATTCTGTCGCCGCCTGAGGCAAAGAAATAAGATTTTGTGGTTGGGTTGGAATTTCTCTTTGTGCTCCACGGTTCGATTTATGACAGTGGAAACCGGTAGGATACCAAAAATACGCTTGCGGAGGTGAGGCAAGGCTGACACTAACCCTCGTTTTGTAATTGAGTTACGCAGGCGACGGAAGAAATTCCAAGAATTCGATGGAAGAGCATCGAAGAAGGTCGAATGTGCTTGGCATGGAATTCAGCGGGCAATCTGCGAGGTCGAAACGACAAGAAGTACAAAGATAGAAATCCAACAGTGATCAGTGAGACGGACGCCCAGGTTGAGTGCAGTCTGTTAAAAAGCAATCAATTCGCCTTTCTATCTTGAAGTCCGCTTTTTTCTGCACTTGTCTAATTTGTAGTTATCGACTTATCGCCGGTATCAGCCATACCTCCAATCCCGCAAAGTTACCGCGGAAAGAAGGTCCATCGGTGCCTGGTCCTGGTATCCAATTACGCAGAATTACCAAAGATACAGCCCTTCGCCATCCCCAACTTTCTTCCACTCTCATTCAGCCGTCGGACCAATTCTTCAAGCCGCCATCCACTTCCTTTTAAAACCCTCTCTCTCACCACCTTCacatcccctcctccacatccaaGGCTCTAGCCGACTATTTttgccctccttctctcACGTCCGGCGATTGCATTTTTTCCCGACTCCTGCCCTCCCGGTCCAGCTTTCCGTTCAAAAGTTCTTGTTTATTCGGAGCCTTGCTTCCTTTTTACCCCTCGCGAActcctcctttctttttcactCTTCCTCCGGTACACTTTAGATTTAGATCACAATGGTTAAGGATACGAAGTTTTACGATACCCTCGGGGTGAGTCTCACTATCTGTACTTTGTTATCTGGCGGTGAAGCTAACAGTGTCTGTCCTAGGTTGACCCGTCGGCCACTGAGGCTCAACTGAAGACTGCCTACAAGAAGAGTGCCCTCAAGTACCACCCTGGTACGTGACAATTTatggaaagaaaaacaagcgACGAGTATCCTGACTTTATCCCCCGTATAGATAAGaaccccaacaaccctgAGGCCGCCGAAACGTTCAAGGACATCACCAAAGCGTACGAAGTTCTGTCCGATTCCCAGCAGCGGTCCATCTATGATCAACTcggcgaggagggtcttgaaGGTGGTGGCGGTGCCGGTGGCATGGGTGCTGAGGATCTCTTCGCACAATTctttggcggcggaggtggcTTCGGTGGCATGTTCGGTGGTGGTATGCGGGACACGGGCCCCAAGAAGGCTCGCACCATCCACCACGTTCACAAGGTCAATTTGGAAGACATCTACCGCGGCAAGGTCTCCAAGCTGGCTCTCCAGAAGTCCGTCATCTGTTCCACCTGCGATGGCCGTGGTGGTAAGGATGGCGCTGTTAAGTCGTGTACCGGCTGTAACGGTTCAGGTATGAAGACCATGATGCGCCAGATGGGCCCCATGATCCAGCGCTTCCAGACCGTCTGCCCCGACTGCAACGGTGAAGGAGAGATCATCCGTGAGAAGGACCGCTGCCGCAACTGTCACGGTAAGAAGACCGTTGTTGAGCGCAAGGTCCTTCACGTTCACGTCGACCGTGGTGTCAAGAACGGCCACAAGATCGAATTCCGCGGTGAAGGTGATCAGCTCCCTGGCGTTATGCCTGGAGATGTTGTCTTCGAGATTGAGCAGAAGCCCC
This genomic interval from Aspergillus puulaauensis MK2 DNA, chromosome 7, nearly complete sequence contains the following:
- the YDJ1 gene encoding type I HSP40 co-chaperone YDJ1 (COG:O;~EggNog:ENOG410PG3M;~InterPro:IPR008971,IPR002939,IPR001623,IPR036869, IPR012724,IPR001305,IPR036410,IPR018253;~PFAM:PF00684,PF00226,PF01556;~go_function: GO:0005524 - ATP binding [Evidence IEA];~go_function: GO:0031072 - heat shock protein binding [Evidence IEA];~go_function: GO:0051082 - unfolded protein binding [Evidence IEA];~go_process: GO:0006457 - protein folding [Evidence IEA];~go_process: GO:0009408 - response to heat [Evidence IEA]) → MVKDTKFYDTLGVDPSATEAQLKTAYKKSALKYHPDKNPNNPEAAETFKDITKAYEVLSDSQQRSIYDQLGEEGLEGGGGAGGMGAEDLFAQFFGGGGGFGGMFGGGMRDTGPKKARTIHHVHKVNLEDIYRGKVSKLALQKSVICSTCDGRGGKDGAVKSCTGCNGSGMKTMMRQMGPMIQRFQTVCPDCNGEGEIIREKDRCRNCHGKKTVVERKVLHVHVDRGVKNGHKIEFRGEGDQLPGVMPGDVVFEIEQKPHPRFQRKDDDLFYHAEIDLLTALGGGTLNIEHLDERWLSVTIAPGEVITPGAIKLIKGQGMPSFRHHDHGNLYIQFDVKFPEKDDLQNLNLLEQVLPPRKEQAQAPSDAMVEDFELEDVEGDGGSQARAHGAAGMDDDDDDVPPGAERVQCASQ